The Glycine soja cultivar W05 chromosome 19, ASM419377v2, whole genome shotgun sequence genomic sequence ATCAGCAGtataaattagaagataaaaccACACACAAATACTTAAATGTTGTCTGGGGAAATGAAACTTCTGCAACAAGGTGGCAAATGGCTATGGTTAGCGACTCTCCTCCAGAGGAGGAAGAGTTCATCCAGTGGGTTAAGGATGTAGAGCGAAGAGGTGGCCGGATGCCAACGAAGCAAGAAGTGgcagaaaaaaaagaagctataCAAAAGACCAACTTGTTTGTTTACTCAGCAGCTACTGTGAAGCAAATGTTACAAGAGAAAAAATCTGCCAAAACAAGACCACTAAATATTGCAGCTGAGAAGGATAGGTTAAGGACTGAATTGGAAATAGCACATAGTAAGAATAATAAAGCTGAAGTGAAGAGGATCATGACAAGATTGCTAGAATTGGAGGAATCTCGGCAAGCTAAGACGATGGATGCCAGGGCTTTGAAGCTTGCTGAGATGAATAGAAAGAACAGGTTTGAGAACTTCAAAAATGCTTCTGAATTGAAGCCAGTAAATAAAGAATTGAAAGCAGGGGAGGCAGGTTATGATCCCTTTTCAAGGAGATGGACTAGATCAATGAATTACTACGCAGGAAAACCAGCTGAAGAGGCTGCAGGTGAAATTAATAGTGCCAGTGGTGCAGTGGCTGATACAGGCAGCTACCACACGGGAGCATCTGAGACCGTGACGGCTGGTATGGCAGCTACTACTGCAGCTTTGAAAGCTGCTGCCGGTGCTGGGAAGTTAGTAGACACAAGCGCCCCTGTGGATCAAGGGACAGAGTCAAATTCGCTGCACAATTTTCAGCTGCCAATATCATTAGCTATACTCCAAAAGTTTGGTGGAGCTAAAGGAGTTCAGGCAGGATTTATGGCAAAGAAACAAAGAATAGAAGCAACAGTGGGATTTCAAGTCCTGAAAAATGATCGTCAGAAGCATGCACTGACATTAACAGTTAGTGATTACAAGAGAAGAAGAGGGCTTCTATGAAACCTGTTGAAGTAAAACCTTTCATCTGGTATACTCTTTTATAAGATATTGGTTTGCATTATCTGTAGTACTGTTGTGCccgttaattaataaatatcttGCAATTTTTCCGGTATCATggagtttttattttcttttaccttcccCAAAATTAGAGAAAATTGTCAAATACAAGTGCTACCTTGTTTATATgattcaacattggtttttactGGATGCTTGGAAGAGAGCTGGATAGTCGCACAGAAAGTTGGGTACCGTGaccaaaaaaacattaaaaatatgttgTAGTTTTTCTCAATCTTCTTTACTCTGTTAGTGTTAAATACAATTGACATGCTCTGGGTTAAGGATCTTATCAAAACATTATCAATGAGGTGCTCATTGGGTttagtctttttcttttaaaaaaaaaaacattatccacTGTCTCTTTAAATGTGAATGTGTTATTAttagacatttttttatcattataggCCAACATTAAATTTTTACGACACCTCTAATATTTTGAAACATTGTAATTCtttatttcaaatttcttgAAATTCACTAAGATGTATTAACGCTTGAAGCACACTGCATAATTGTATTAATTGACCAGGAAATCAATGGGCAGATTTTGGGAGGACTAAATCCCCCAAACTAAATAGAAATTCtacggaaaaaaattataattaaaattaaaattaatttgaggaTAAATTCAAATTACGTATAgtagcttaaaattaattatttccaaCTTTAGAACAACTTATTCGTAATGTTCAATGTCAACTAGGTTTGTCTAAATGCGTGTTTTGCTTCGTTATTCTCTAAGTGTATTGATCCCAATTAATGCATCAGAATTTTATTTTGAGGTGGACGTGGATTCAACAATCCCAAATGCTATACCAAACAAGATAGGCAATTACTTTGCGCACCAATCAAATTATTAGTACATTCAATATAAGATGGACAATTTTAATATTGATCTTTTGTAAAGCTGATACGGATTCATAATCCATCTTGTATTGATCCCAATTAATGCATCAGAATTTTATTTTGAGGTGGACGTGGATTCAACAATCCCAAATGCTATACCAAACAAGATAGACAATTACTTTGCGCACCAATCAAATTATTAGTACACCCAATATAAGATGGACAATTTTAATATTGATCTTTGTAAAGCTGATACGGATTCATAATCCATAACAGTAAGCATACAGAATCCATAAGTTTACATAATTCATGGCACATAATCCGTATAGAGATTGATAATCCGTATGCTAAATaatgtattttgattttattataattaattttgatctaataatgtattttttacatatataagttttaaataaaaatcataggttttataaaaatttatatatgtaaaaaaaataattattagatcaaaattaattatcacaaaacttataatataaatttacatgtacattaaatatacattaaaaattttaatattatatatagtgacattaattattttataacataattgatctATTAACTCAGTTGATTAGAGTGTTGTGTCAATAACTTAAAAGTCACATGTTCGAATCttgcttaattttaaattaatttctaaaatatttttaaaaaaaattgtaatccgTATATACGGATTGGCAATCCTACGGATTATGTATtatggattgtcaatccataaGTTTACCGTAAGCTTAGGGATTGCAAATCTATAAGTTCATGTAATCCGTAAGCCTACTTTTATGGATTATGAATCCGTATCAATTTTATGAAAGGATAATATTAGAATTGTTCATCTTGTGCTGGGTGTATAAGCAATTTAACAGGTGCGCAAagcaatttccaacaacatAAAACTAGTTGGATCCGATTTTGTTCCTACAATATCATCAGAGTTAGGACTGGGCCATTGCTAGGGTTGGCCAATATGGGCCTCTAATTCGTAACATAAAATCtagtttttgaatttaattatattatttgtgcGTTAATATCTGAATTTGTAAAACTCATGAGTAGTTTTTCTGATCTCACTTTTGTTCctgaaaatgataattaaattcAAGGGTTAAATTACCAGTTGAAcatattttaaactaaatatgCGTTTGGCATCTCATTCTCTATGCAAGATTAGTGAGAAAACCATGTCAAAATGCATACAAAAGCAACACTGAGATACTTCCAAGGGATACACGTCAAATTGTTTATGATGCGTAACCAAACATATTATAATTGGAtgtttggtttgtgctaaagtaGCAGAGTTACTTTTAATCTCGAAACATATGCTAAGTACCTACTTGTTTAGTACTTGTATTATCGCAAAATTGATAATAACACAGATTGAGTCTTCAAAACCGAAAAAgaaaacattctttttttctttttgcaaaacGCGTTTGAAGATTGCTAACTAGAATCTTAAATAGCGGGCTGTAAATTGCTATTTTACTTGAAAATGAACTGCAAATGAGGTTATGACGTATTTGTTAGTGTAAGTGACttttttagaatataattaGACTCCATATTCAATGGTAgagaaaaaaactaaactaataaacatataaaaactaatttaaattaaagaatacTACTATAAGGAccaagattaaaattaataattaaattttattttactttaacttTTCCGAGGTAGTATTATACAGTATTTTGTTGGAATTGCACACAGATATTTGTCAATACTTTATTGAAGATAAACAAATCTTTTTTTTCGAAGAAGATAAAGAAATCTTACACGCCACCTTTGATATAATTTCTATCACTTTAACATTTCAccgtattttaataaattattgtttaaattattttaagataataatttaaaaaattaacaaatttgtcatatattatgaattataatttaattattgtataaaactttttatattatatgatttttttcaatttttattagttttatattgACTTTGAATAATCAATTTTTAGAAATCAATGTTATTTACACGTAAGATAGTCCCACACATTTTACATTAACTAACTATTAAATTGTTGttataacttaattatattgtctaataaaatatttgtgtttctattaaaaaaataaagttatattGCACCAAGCATACTTACTTTTATACTGAAAACTAGAGAGATGTATGTGTCAACGTACGGACTTATACTCCTATTTGAGTATTGATAAATGCAAATTATGACTACATGTATACACtttgataattttgtttatttgcaTAATAATAATGTTGAAGTATcggtagaaaaaagaaaacattaatttaagTATATATTTCAAACTAACCTGATCGTATTGTAGAATGATTCGAATGGAGTTGGTGAGTTTATCATTAGTAACAAGTTGTAGTGAATTAGAAGCTGCACAATAAATAGaaatgaatgaattgattgactATGTAGATAAGATCagtgaatatttaaaaatttcaagtaGGAGTTTGTTATTATATACAACAATACTAACCTGAAAATGGATAAATTGATATGAATATGCATTAGTGGGTGTgatataatatcaatttttcatCATTTGTGTTGTTGATGTTGTGGTGCAATAGTAAAGAAATAAAAGcattatatcaaatttatttgagAATTGATGATAATGAAATTTCACGGTATAAGTAATGgtaaagtaaaaaacataatatattgtaattatatgattagaaatagataaattgaaaatgaaatcaaCAAATAATGTTTTGATAGAAAATGAATTTGATTAATGATAATGCATATGTAGAAATAAGAATTTGAGAAGCATATCATGTTTATAAGTTTGCGAATACTTCTTTGTATACTACACCAATGGTAGTATTTTTGGGAATGTCTTGATTCTCATgaataagaaataagaatatGAAGTCTTTTTTTGCTTTGAACTCGTGAAAGTGCAACATATAGCTGACCATGAAAAAAAACTGGATTTGGCAAATATAATCCAACATGTGCCAACGAAGCCTTGTAATAATAAGTCTAGTTCCATTGCATAACCCATCAACTTGGTCCAAATTTCGTAGTAGTATAATGGGAGTACCAACCTTGATTTTGAGCTTGTGATTATGTATTCCTGATATTTTCAATgaacttagaaaacaaatttttttttccgagaaagataaataaatcTTGCACGCCACCTTTGATCTAATTTTTATGACTTTAACATTTCACCGTAttttataatcataaattattatttaaattattttaagaataattttaaaaattaataaatttatcatatattatgaattataatttaa encodes the following:
- the LOC114399607 gene encoding protein RTF1 homolog; translated protein: MADLENLLLEAAGRTRHSRQTSRRGHGDGGSDSRDDDSENEHDYPGRKASGLQVPQKKWFDPMERDDGERSKDEGDDDVGGRSYHEGDSSDESDFGDDLYKNEDDRHKLSEMTELQREMILSERATKKHDKDLLGKIASKREKGKTTVAGKLTSPLTPSHVRSSARSANRSTAKDGALNELRAKRLKQQDSEANRRPSKASRSSGPGLVSPKHRPFPSLGSSSDSETESKSLSDNEGSSDDDRIIDSNDDRIMLGSEGLLFEHIKEITIRRSKLAKWFMEPFFEELIAGCFVRVGIGRSMSGPIYGLCMVKNVDATDCDQQYKLEDKTTHKYLNVVWGNETSATRWQMAMVSDSPPEEEEFIQWVKDVERRGGRMPTKQEVAEKKEAIQKTNLFVYSAATVKQMLQEKKSAKTRPLNIAAEKDRLRTELEIAHSKNNKAEVKRIMTRLLELEESRQAKTMDARALKLAEMNRKNRFENFKNASELKPVNKELKAGEAGYDPFSRRWTRSMNYYAGKPAEEAAGEINSASGAVADTGSYHTGASETVTAGMAATTAALKAAAGAGKLVDTSAPVDQGTESNSLHNFQLPISLAILQKFGGAKGVQAGFMAKKQRIEATVGFQVLKNDRQKHALTLTVSDYKRRRGLL